In the genome of Fusarium poae strain DAOMC 252244 chromosome 1, whole genome shotgun sequence, the window TTGAGGGTATCTtgaaaagtattaattacagGAAGTCGACGCAAAAGGTTCCATACTGGCACCCAATACCAAAACTAATTATCCACTTCCATCTTGTCCTCGCTTTCTTCGGGTGGCTCGACGGTAACCTGAGGTGTTGCTTCTCCATCTTCGTGAACCCGACTCTCAGAATCATCcatatcaacatcatcccCAGACTCCGCCTTGTGTTCATCGTTCGGTGGCATAGGCGAAGCGTCTCGGCTCGGTGCCTGACTACCGCCTCTGGAGCCACCGTGGTTGTGTTGGGGTTTCAGCATGTCTGGGCCCGGAGTATCCCTCATTGGTGTTCTTTCGCCATTGAGAGCCTCTGGATTAGGTGTGCCGGCGTCAGCATCTGTTTTCATCTGGCCGTCGCCATCTGGGTGAGGTGTCGCATTGCCGCTGGGTTCGTTTCTGGGCGTTTGCCCGACTTTGTCCACCtcggcatcatcatcagcaccCTCATTCATGCCTTCTCTACGATCgacttcttccttctcgtcGCGAATCTGTCGTCGTAGAAGCATGCCTTCCTCCATGATTCTATTAAATTGTTCTCGCCTTTCTCTCCAAGTCTCACTGTAGGTTTCACTTTCTCGTTCAAGTTCTCGACACTCCTCCTCGAGTTTAGCCAAGTTGGTAATCTGGTCTTCGCGTGGTCTAAGCAAGCGGTTGGATGTTATCTTCTCTACTAACTCGTCGAACTTTTTGCGCTGCGCAAGGGTGGCTTGTGCAGCCTCGAGCTGGTCTCTCAGTTG includes:
- a CDS encoding hypothetical protein (BUSCO:47764at5125), translating into MASSASWDLLDPEEEAELHKSRLLNVEEKPFKRITKRLNTISQLLLSPEVAANPPEDLKPKLRELKEEMNLDFHAFGSSITRMQFLHNANAQERERYNADQHRILDDCNSVRENNIQLRDQLEAAQATLAQRKKFDELVEKITSNRLLRPREDQITNLAKLEEECRELERESETYSETWRERREQFNRIMEEGMLLRRQIRDEKEEVDRREGMNEGADDDAEVDKVGQTPRNEPSGNATPHPDGDGQMKTDADAGTPNPEALNGERTPMRDTPGPDMLKPQHNHGGSRGGSQAPSRDASPMPPNDEHKAESGDDVDMDDSESRVHEDGEATPQVTVEPPEESEDKMEVDN